A region from the Sandaracinus amylolyticus genome encodes:
- the aroB gene encoding 3-dehydroquinate synthase gives MTLDSAPAPVFLSGPMGSGKSTVGRVLADRLGVPFVDLDARIEAEQGASVRAIFRDRGEPVFRAIEREAAARVASEPGARVVALGGGTVTDTATRRMLLARGTLVTLHAPPDELARRVAGADDRPLLATASDTTRVLTSLLEERASAYAECHARIDTRGRDASTIAEDVLRVARERPVAVALGERSYRVEIGSGIASRVGARLREAGVSGIAVVAGDANVESPWAASARRYVEGAGLRAASVTLPPGEQHKTIASVERIWDAALEAGIDRHGAVVAVGGGVVGDLAAFAASTILRGIVLAQIPTSLLAMVDSSVGGKTGFDRAQGKNLIGSFHQPRTVLCDVDALSTLDRAERIAGLAEVVKSAWIDSEDAIATLERDADALLAGDGEATMRAVRMSVALKARIVAEDEHERGPRALLNLGHTLGHAIEAASGYTMRHGEAVARGMVAAVRVARALGDARQDDERRMIALLARLGLPTDPERYLDDTALAFVGADKKRKGRDVRFVSPGAAGTVGLRMIAIEELQRIATRG, from the coding sequence TGACCCTCGACTCCGCGCCCGCCCCGGTCTTCCTCTCCGGCCCGATGGGCAGCGGGAAGTCCACCGTGGGGCGCGTCCTCGCGGATCGGCTCGGCGTGCCCTTCGTCGATCTCGACGCGCGCATCGAGGCCGAGCAGGGCGCGTCGGTGCGCGCGATCTTCCGCGATCGCGGGGAGCCCGTCTTCCGCGCCATCGAGCGCGAGGCCGCGGCGCGCGTCGCCAGCGAGCCCGGCGCGCGCGTCGTCGCGCTCGGCGGCGGCACCGTGACCGACACCGCGACGCGCCGGATGCTCCTCGCGCGCGGCACCCTCGTGACGCTCCACGCGCCGCCCGACGAGCTCGCCCGGCGCGTCGCGGGCGCCGACGATCGGCCGCTGCTCGCGACCGCGAGCGACACCACGCGCGTGCTCACGAGCCTCCTCGAGGAGCGCGCCTCCGCGTACGCGGAGTGCCACGCGCGCATCGACACCCGCGGTCGCGACGCGAGCACGATCGCCGAGGACGTGCTGCGCGTCGCGCGCGAGCGCCCGGTCGCGGTCGCGCTCGGCGAGCGCAGCTACCGCGTCGAGATCGGATCGGGCATCGCGTCGCGCGTCGGCGCGCGGCTGCGCGAGGCGGGCGTCTCGGGCATCGCGGTGGTCGCCGGCGACGCGAACGTCGAGTCGCCGTGGGCCGCGAGCGCGCGCCGCTACGTCGAGGGCGCAGGGCTGCGCGCGGCGTCGGTGACGCTCCCGCCCGGCGAGCAGCACAAGACGATCGCGTCGGTCGAGCGCATCTGGGACGCGGCGCTCGAGGCGGGCATCGATCGCCACGGCGCGGTCGTCGCGGTCGGCGGCGGGGTGGTGGGGGACCTCGCTGCGTTCGCTGCGTCGACGATCCTGCGCGGCATCGTGCTCGCGCAGATCCCGACGTCGCTGCTCGCGATGGTCGACAGCTCGGTCGGCGGGAAGACCGGCTTCGATCGCGCGCAGGGCAAGAACCTGATCGGATCGTTCCACCAGCCGCGCACCGTGCTGTGCGACGTGGACGCGCTCTCGACGCTCGATCGCGCCGAGCGCATCGCCGGGCTCGCCGAGGTCGTGAAGTCGGCGTGGATCGACTCCGAGGACGCGATCGCGACGCTCGAGCGCGACGCCGACGCGCTGCTCGCGGGCGACGGCGAGGCGACGATGCGCGCGGTCCGGATGTCGGTCGCGCTGAAGGCGCGCATCGTCGCCGAGGACGAGCACGAGCGCGGCCCGCGCGCGCTCCTGAACCTCGGGCACACGCTCGGGCACGCGATCGAGGCCGCGAGCGGGTACACGATGCGCCACGGCGAGGCCGTCGCGCGCGGGATGGTCGCGGCGGTGCGGGTGGCGCGCGCGCTCGGCGACGCGCGGCAGGACGACGAGCGACGGATGATCGCGCTGCTGGCGCGCCTCGGGCTGCCGACCGATCCCGAGCGCTACCTCGACGACACCGCGCTGGCGTTCGTGGGCGCGGACAAGAAGCGCAAGGGCCGCGACGTGCGCTTCGTGTCCCCGGGGGCGGCGGGCACGGTCGGGCTGCGGATGATCGCGATCGAGGAGCTCCAGCGCATCGCCACGCGCGGCTGA